The genomic region AAGGTAATTAATCCCAACTCTCCGGCAGCCCCGGTATGGCCCACGAACAGTTCGCCATCGAGGATAATGGCGCCGCCGACTCCGGTTCCCAGGGTGAGCATTATCGAGTTGCGAAAGCGTTTCCCGGCCCCCAACCAGGCTTCCCCCAATCCGGCGCAGTTGGCATCGTTGGCGAGGATGGTGGGTTTGCCTGTTTTGGCTTCTAGATAGTCGGCGACGGCAACATCTTGCCAACCGTCGAGGTTGATGGCGACTTTGGCAATGCGACCCGTTCCGTCCACGGGACCGGGGGTTCCCAGACCGATCGCCACGGCGGCGCGATCGCGATCGATCGTTTCTACTGCTCGTGCGATCGCCTGTAGTACGGCATCCGGTTGAGCTGGTTGGGGCGTTTCTATAGTGAGAGACTCTAGACATTCGCCCTCGCGATCGAATCGCCCGAGTTTGATCGCACTTCCACCGAGGTCAACACCGATGACTTGGTCCATAAGAATTGTAGATTGTAGATTGTAGATTGTAGATTGTAGATTGTAGATAGCTGAATTAAGGCGCTGAGAAAGCAACAATATTCATCGGTGGGACAGGCATCCTGCCTGCTACTGTCACGATCCCCCCACTCCCTACTCTCGCCGAAACTTCGGATTGACCAACTCATTCAACCCTTCCCCTAATAAGGACAAACCCACCACCATCAACGTCATCGTACAGCCCGGGAAAAAGGCCGTCCACCAGACCCCTGTAGATAAGGCATCGAGGGCTTGACGCAAATCGTGACCCCATTCGGGGATTTCTTCGGGCAATCCCAAACCGAGGAAGCCCAAACCGCCCAAAACGAGAATCGCGTCGGCGGCGTTGAGGGTAAATAAAACCGGGACACTCTGAATGACATTGAGAAATAAATAGCGAGAGAGAACCCGCGAGGTGGGCGCCCCGATCGCCTGCGCCGCTTCTACAAACAGTTCGGTTTTGACGCTGACGGTGTGGTTGCGAACTACTCGGTAATATTGGGGGACGTAGGCAATACTCAGGGCGATCGCCGCATTCAGTATCCCTCGACCGACCACAAAAGCGAGGGTAATCGAGAGCAGCAAACCGGGTAATGTATAAATTGTATCCATCACGAACAGTAACACCCGATCTAACTTTCCCCCGAGATAGCCGCTCACCAATCCCAGGGGAACCCCGATCGCCATACTTAACGCCGTCGCCAGTAACACGATTTTCCACGCCACTTGGGTTCCGAATAAGGTTCGCGAAAACACGTCGTACCCGAGGCGGGACGTCCCGAACCAATAGTCGGCGGAGGGAGGTTCGTGGACGGGATTGGCGAGAAACTCTCTGGGGTCGTCAATCCAGCCCCAATCTTGTAACAGGGGGGCGAATAGGGCGATCGCGATAAAAATTAATGTAATACTCAATCCCACCCACATCAATTGCATCGATAAGGTCGGGCGCTGGGTTGCTTGCAAGGCGTCGGGCAAGCCTTTTTTTAATAAAGCCATTCGGATTAGAGCGTTTCGATTTGAGATTTGCGATTAATCTACGCGAAAATCATACAGCAATCCGATGGGTTTGTTGACGCCCGCGATTCTCCTTTGGAGACGACGAGCGCGATCGCGCCTCCCCCTCAACCATACTTTCACAAAACAAGAGACGCGATTTCTCGCGTCTCTGTGAAGTTTTCGCGCAAATCTCTAGAGATTATTCTCAATCATCTGGCGATACTCGCTCTTTTGCTTGACCCCTCGCATTTGACCGACCAAGCCTTTGTCTTTGAAAAACTGAATCGTCGGCGTTCCGGTTACTCCGGCATTGTCGGCGATCTCCGGATCTTGCTCGATGTCAATTTCGACAAAGTGAATCCGACCCTCAAACTCATCGACCACCTTATTCAAAATCGGCTTAAGGGTGTGACACGGACCGCACGTCGGCGACACGTATTTCACCATCAACAGGCGATCGCTCTCGTGATACAACTTGCGTAAAGCATAACTGCCCACGTGGCGGGTTTCTTCCGGATTAAACGTCGCTTCCGTATCCGCCTGCACCTCTTTTTCAGGTTCGGGAGGCTTCTCGGACTCCTCCGTTTGATGGAACTCTTGCGCCAACCCTTCCTCTGCTAACCAGCGTTCGGCGAGCATCGCCCCCATACATCCCGACCCCGCCGCCGTCACCGCTTGGCGGAATTCGTGGTCTTGAACGTCGCCGACGGCGTACACTCCGGTGACGTTGGTTTCTACCGAGTCCGGTTTCGTGACGATATACCCTTTCTCGTCGAGGTCGATCTGTCCTTTAAAAATCTGCGTATTCGGCGTATGTCCGATCGCGTAAAACAGCCCGCGTACCTTCAATTGGCTTTTTTCGCCCGTCTGATTGTTGACGATTTCCACCCCTTCCATCTGTCCGCCTTCCTGACCGAAAACGCCGACCGCTTCCGTGTTCCAGTGGACGGTCAGTTTGGGGTTTCTCAACACCCGGTCTTGCATCGCTTTGGAGGCGCGCATCTCGTCGCGACGGACGAGTAAGTGAACGTGAGAGGCATATTTGGTCAAATAGACCGATTCTTCCGCCGCCGTATCGCCGCCGCCAATGACCGCCAATTCGACATTTTTAAAAATCGGGCTGGCCCCGTCGCAAATCGCACAGGCGGAAATCCCGTTATTCCAGAACTTATCCTCGTTGGGTAAGTGCAAGCGCTTCGCCGTCGCCCCGGTGGCAATGACAATGCTGTGGGTTTTAAATTCTCTCTCGTCGGAGCGCACGGTAAACGGACGTTGGCTCAAGTCTACGGAGGTCACGTCTTCGGTGTAGAGTTCGGCGCCCCAGCGTTCGGCTTGTGCTTTCATCCGTTCCATTAATTTCGGCCCGGTAATCCCTTCGGGAAACCCGGGGAAGTTTTCGACTTCCGTGGTGGTCATCAGTTGACCTCCCGGCAAACCACCCATTTGGTATCCTTCAAAGACGACGGGTTTGAGGTTGGCTCGGGCGGCGTAAATCGCGGCGGTAAATCCGGCTGGTCCGGATCCGATAATGACTAGGTTTTCAACGTTGGGGGTTGCCATAAGGGTTTATCTAAACTCGTAACGACTTTGCTTTAGTTATTATAGCGGTTTGTGCTGCATTGGGAATCGTGCACGGAGAAATTTCGATTTTAGATTGTAGATTTGAGAAAGTTCATGGATTGTGCCCTCGATGGCGATCGCGCAGGCGTTCGAGATGGCGGCGTTCCATACCGATATTACTGGCGTGCTCGTCGCGTTGTTCCTGGGCTTCGACCGGATCGGAGGAGAGGCGATCGATCCCTTGTAAATCGATGGGACGCCAGCGACCGGAATCGTCGATCGATCCTTGAACTTCTCCTGAAGCGTAGTAACCGAGGTCTAATAGCTCTTGGGAATAAGTATCGATATCGGCTAAGGTGCGATCGCTCACCCGGGAAGCATAATGACTCGCTTCACTTTCCTGTTCGGGAGTGGCGCCGTGAGGAGCATCTGCAAAGCCGCCCGCCACCCGTTCCATGGCAAAGGCGAGACGGTTGGGGCCGACATCGACCAGACCGTAAAAGCGCGCGCCGACGGAGGTTTGCGATGCCGCACGGGCGCCGACGAGTTCTTCGTTAAATTTATCGGCGAGTTCGGGAGGATAAACCTTGACCACCACTTCAGTTCCGTCGGGCATGGTGGCGGCAAAAACGCCATATTGGGGTCCGCGACTGGCGAGAGAACCCGCCCAACCGCTCGAACTGAGGCGATCGCCCAATTGTACCGGAGGGCCGGAGCCGCCCTAGGATCGGGGTGTGGTCACCTCCGGAAGGGTAGCATCGGGGATCGTATCTTCATCCCACTCGTCCCCGCCGGGCGATCGCATGGCGTCGGGAACCTCGCCCAAATCCACATTAAAGCGATCGCGCATCCAAGCATGATACCCTTCGAGATCCGCAAACTCTTGCCGTTGTCGCCGGCCCGTTTCCGGGTCGGGAACCTCGATCCAATAGGGACTGTCCGCCTGCGGATCGTAGCCGAAACGGGTGTAATTGGGGCCTTGTGGCGTTTTGTAGTGAATCGTAGACGATCGCGCCTCCCCGCCTGCCATCTGCGACGCCCAAAACACCGTCTGAAAATCCCCACTGGCGCCACTCGGGAAGCGATTCACGTCCGAGACCACCCCAGTCGTCGGGTCTACCGGATGAGAATGGGCCATCAATACCCAATGACCGACATCTTGCCCGTCGAGTAATTCCTTCCACCGTTGGGAGACCCCACCGCCTTCCGGGGCTTCCCGTTCTCCCCCGCTTCCTTCGACGTAAACCTCCCCCGAATCCCCCTGAATGATGATATATTCCCCCGTTTCGCTGTTGCGGTAGATCGCCGCTTCTCGCGAGGGATCCTCCCGCCAAGTATTCTCGTACATCGTTTGAGCGTCGCCGATGTAGCGCACCTGCTCGTCGAGGCTGAGACTGCGCCGTTCCGGGGGCATCATCACCGTCGCTTCCGGCAATTGTAAATCTTCGATCGCCGATCGCGCCGCTTGCACTTGTTCCAAATTGCCCCCTTCCTCCGATCCGGGCGATCGGGGAACCCCCGCCGCCGCCCCGGCGACTTCCTCCCCCGTGACTGGGGGACGGGCTGCGGCTTCGCTCAAATCGCGACCCGGTTCTCCCCCGTCCTCCATTTCTGCTGCTTCGTGTCGGCGGGTTTCGCGACGGGTCGCCACCGCTTGTCCGCCGACTTCGCCGACACTGTTGGTCAAGCCGCGACCGACCGATTGAGCGGTACGCGACGCGAAACGACTGGCCAGATCGACCACGGTGAGATTGCCCGTTCCCGTCCGGATCAGGGCGGCGCCTTCTTCGGACACCCCACTAATCACTTGCTGGGTGATGTTTTGGACCGCACTGTGACGCAGGCGTTGGACCCGAGCCATTTGTTGCGCGTCGAGTCCGTGACCGAGTAAGCCGCGCGTTCCCGCCCCCGCCGTATTGCCGATCGCGGAGAGGGCGGCGGCGCCGATACTTTCTGCAGTGGGGAATTTGCCTTCAAATCCGGCAGTGACCACTTGCAAGTTGACTTGAGTAAAGGCTTCGCTGGCGGCGTCGGCGAGGAAGGTTTCGGCGCGGCTCAACTGGCGCAGGCGTTCGGGATTGAGGACGTCGTCGATCGCGCCGCGACCGACGGAGTTAAAGCCGTGGGAGGCGATCGCCGTAACCAGTTTTTGGGCATTTTCACCGGAGAGCACGTCGTAATCTTGGCCGAGGAGCATCTCGCGCACGAGCATTCCGGCGACGGCGGAAGAGAGAGAGGCGAGTAACGCCCCGGCAGCCGCCCCCCCCGTAGCAATCGTGAGGGCTGCTTCGACCACGAGTTCGACGGTGGTAGCGATCGCCTCGGCAATGCTGCGTTGGAGCGATCGCAACTCGTCCAAGCGGGCGCGAAACGCCGTATATTCGAGGCTGGCGAGGGCTTGGGCGTCTCTGGCTCCGGTAATGGCGAGTATCGCTTCGAGTTCGTCCGGTCGCGCCCCCGCTTGGGCGGCGATGAATTCGAGGCGATCGGCGGATTCGCCCACCACTTCGGCGGTATCTTCCCCACTGACGACATCGTAAGCGCCGACAAACACGTTGAGCGCCGTATTCATCACCCCCGTTTCTGACGCTTCTTGCCGTCCTCGGGCGCGAGTCGTCATTTCTTGCGGGTCCGCAGTCGGTTGCAGCAAGTCCTGGAACTCGTAGCAAGTGTGAGAACTTTCGTAGCGCCGGAAAATATAAGCGACGAAGCGATCGATGCCGCTACCGCCGCCTTCGTCGCCGAGGTTTTGGGCGGCGAAGCGATCGATTACCGCATTGCGGCGGGTGGCGTTGAGGTCTTTATGTTTGAGGAAATCGTAAGCTTTTTTCAAGTCGCTGTCGGAATCGCCTTGGTCGAGTTCGAGTTTGAGGCGATTCGCCCCCCGTCCGATTTCGTCGTAATCGGTGTTGACTAAGGTCATCATCCGCGACCAGATCGCTCCCCTCGTAATCGGAATGACGAAGCCGATGCGGAAACTGGGGCGCACGATTTGCCCGGTCTCGTCGGTTTTGGGGTCGGCGGCGCGATCGATTAGTTGGCCGATATTACCTTTAGCCCAGGCATCGGTGACCAGGGTGACGACGCGATCGTTGTCGTGGGCTTCTCCGGCGAGATAGACTTCATCGGCGATGTCGAGATTGCCCATGGTCAGGAGGCGCACGCGCTGGTACTCGTGACCTTCGGCGTACATTTCTCCTTCGATGAAGGGCATCAGGCGAGTGCGTCGGTCTTCCCAGGCGCGTTCGGCTTCGGCTTGCCCTTCGGCGTCTCCGGCTTGGCGGGCGCGATCGATCCGCCCTTGATAGATTTGGCGAAT from Oxynema aestuarii AP17 harbors:
- a CDS encoding ROK family protein translates to MDQVIGVDLGGSAIKLGRFDREGECLESLTIETPQPAQPDAVLQAIARAVETIDRDRAAVAIGLGTPGPVDGTGRIAKVAINLDGWQDVAVADYLEAKTGKPTILANDANCAGLGEAWLGAGKRFRNSIMLTLGTGVGGAIILDGELFVGHTGAAGELGLITLNLYGHECHSGNNGSLEQHVSVQAIRRNTGVSPAELGHMAQAGNREALAFWETYGHQLGAGLASLIYVLTPEAIIIGGGISASAEFFLPHAKAEVERRVIAACRPHLEILVAELGNSAGMVGAAKLAWGLAKI
- a CDS encoding ABC transporter permease — translated: MWVGLSITLIFIAIALFAPLLQDWGWIDDPREFLANPVHEPPSADYWFGTSRLGYDVFSRTLFGTQVAWKIVLLATALSMAIGVPLGLVSGYLGGKLDRVLLFVMDTIYTLPGLLLSITLAFVVGRGILNAAIALSIAYVPQYYRVVRNHTVSVKTELFVEAAQAIGAPTSRVLSRYLFLNVIQSVPVLFTLNAADAILVLGGLGFLGLGLPEEIPEWGHDLRQALDALSTGVWWTAFFPGCTMTLMVVGLSLLGEGLNELVNPKFRRE
- the trxB gene encoding thioredoxin-disulfide reductase — translated: MATPNVENLVIIGSGPAGFTAAIYAARANLKPVVFEGYQMGGLPGGQLMTTTEVENFPGFPEGITGPKLMERMKAQAERWGAELYTEDVTSVDLSQRPFTVRSDEREFKTHSIVIATGATAKRLHLPNEDKFWNNGISACAICDGASPIFKNVELAVIGGGDTAAEESVYLTKYASHVHLLVRRDEMRASKAMQDRVLRNPKLTVHWNTEAVGVFGQEGGQMEGVEIVNNQTGEKSQLKVRGLFYAIGHTPNTQIFKGQIDLDEKGYIVTKPDSVETNVTGVYAVGDVQDHEFRQAVTAAGSGCMGAMLAERWLAEEGLAQEFHQTEESEKPPEPEKEVQADTEATFNPEETRHVGSYALRKLYHESDRLLMVKYVSPTCGPCHTLKPILNKVVDEFEGRIHFVEIDIEQDPEIADNAGVTGTPTIQFFKDKGLVGQMRGVKQKSEYRQMIENNL